Within Claveliimonas bilis, the genomic segment ATTTGGGAGGACTTAGCAAAGGAGCCATCTATCATCATTTTAAATCAAAAGAAGAGATCTTAATGGCAGTGACGGATCGTATGACGGAGGAATCCAACCGGACTTTGATGGAAATTCGAGACCGGCAGGATCTTAACGGAAAAGAAAAGTTAAAGACAATTTTCAAAGCATCGATCTGCCGTCCTGTGCAGAATGATATTTTTACAGTTGCTCCGAATTTCAGTAATAATCCAAAACTTCTCTTTTCGCTGCTAAGTGACACGATAGAAGAAGTGGCGCCAAACTATATTCTTCCCATCATTGAGCAGGGCATTCTCGATGGAAGTATCCGGACAGAATATCCAAAGCAGCTGGCGGAGCTGATCATACTCGTGGCTAACATTTGGATGAATCCTATGATATTCGGAAATACAGAAGAGGAAACCTATTCCAAATTTATGGTATTCAGTGAGATGATGAGAGGCTTCGGACTGGATATCATGGACGAGGAAATGATCGAGAGGATACAGGAGCTGACAACGATTTATCAGAAAAACAAATAAAAGGAGCTGTCCGGCAAAATAAGCAGATTATTGATATGCTCCAATTTACCGGACAGTTCTCTTTTTTTAAAATTATACATACCAACGTGCGGTATTAAAAGGAGGAATTTATCTAAATGAAGAAAAAATTGTTCACGATCTGTTATTAATACGGTCAACTCTTTTTCTTCCTTGACGGGACCTGTGATTGGAGGGATCTTATACAGTGCCTACGGATTAGAAACGGTACTATTGATCTGCGGAATCTGCTTTTTCCTGTCAGCTGTTATGGAAATTTTTATAAAAATACCATTTCAGAAACAGATTTCCGGAGGAAATATATGGGAAACTGTGAAAAAGGATTTTACCAAAAGCGTTTATTTTATTCGCAGAGAAAAGCCGGTTGTGGGCAAATGTCTCCTTGTGATCAGCGGAATTAATTTGTTTTTATCTGCTATGATCGTGGTTGCACTGCCGTATTTGATAACAGAAGTCTTGAGTTTTGAAGAAACCCGGGCAAATACACTTTACGGTTTCGCGCAAGGAGCTCTTGCGGGAGGAGGACTGGCAGGAGCCATGTGTGCAGGTATATTCAGAGAAAAGCTGACGATCAAAAGAGCAGGCAATCTGCTGACCGCCTGCGCCTTATCTGTACTTCCCATGAGTTTCACTTTACTGCTGACTCCATCTGAAACGATAAATTATATGATTATTGTATTATGCTGTTTTGCGGTTATGGTGTTTTCCACTGTTTTTTCTGTACAGATGATGTCATTTATACAGACGGAGACGCCGAAAAATTTAGTAGGAAAAGTGATCGCGGTCATGATCACTGTTTCTACATGCGCCCAGTCATTAGGCAACGCACTTTACGGTATTTTGTTTGAATTGGGAAAAGGGGCGGAATTTGCCGTCATTTTATTCTCCGGAATTGTCTCTTTGTCTATTGCTATGAAAACAAAGAACATATTTGCCCGACTTTAATTATCTGTAAGATATTCGCTTCGTTTCGCTCTCTATGTGAAAATCAAAAAATAAGATTTTTTGAAATTTTTAACAGGTGTCGTTTTTATACGACACCTATTGCTGTATCTTATGATTAAACAAGTTGATTGGAACAAAAAAGGAGAGTGGAACGATGAAAGGTTACAATACAGAAAACGGCTATATGGGATATGTTGACGGCGAATATCAGTTGTTTGCAAGTGAAGCGGATTATGCAGAGTGGATGGAAGAGTAAAAGGGAGGATATGAAGAAAATGGAAAAAGTATATTTCACACTAACTGGAACAGAACATTATTATGGTTCAGAATTTCTAGAACCTGGTATGAAAGTGCAGCTTGAAAAAGAGCCGGAGAATAAATATGATAAGGAAGCCATCCGTGTGGAAATAGAAGGGCTTGGTCGAATCGGCTATGTGGCAAACAGTATCTATACTGTCGCTAAATTGAAATTTTAAATTCCGGTGAAGAGGTAAATTCCACCATACTTTATTTTTCGCGGATTTTACAGGGGATTTTTAAGCAAAATCTCCAGTTTTCTGTTATAATTAGCTAAACTCATCGAAAAATACTTGATTTCTGGGCATGGGAAACGGACCGCTGGAATACGGTGTGCGGGACTGAATTCCACCGGCCACATCTAAAAAATGTGAAACGTTTACTTCCAGTCTGACAGCAGATTTCGATCAGTTGATTAGTGATTAAAGCGGATCAGCTTAGGCGTCAGATTTACCTCATCCGGGGCAATCGGTCTAAGCTGAAATGCGTTTAAGACCTCTTCTCCAAGTGCTTCCAACGCGACGCTGTATGGCGTCCTCCCACCCAGGCTTTCCCTCGGTGTGGAATTGATATGGTTCACAATCAGGTTTACGTCCCATTGTGTAAGGAATTCAAAACTGGTTCCTTTTGGGAGGATCATCCGCAGCATCGTGTGTGCTTGTTCCAATCCGCCCTTCTGCCCACTCTGCATCGGGTCACAGTAATAAATGCTGGAACGCTGTATTCCGTTTACGCCGGTTTCCAAAGCATCCGGATCACCAAATTCAGAGCCCCGGTCCGTGAGGATATATTCAAACACGGAAGTAAATTCATAGGTTCCCATACGCTTTTCCAGACGGTCAAAAACAAGACGGACAGCGCCTTTGGTGCAGCGGTTCATCAGAAAAGCAAGGAAGAGTTTTTCTTTGGTGAAAAACATGGTCAGCAAGGTCTTTTTTGATTCCCTGGAAGAATGGACAGTATCCATCTGGACATAGCCTGTAAGGGCAAGGGAACAGAAGTCATGATATAATCGGTTGCTAAAGACTGCTCTGTCCGTGATCTGTGTTTTATGGCACCTTCTTGGTTTGAAATGAACTTTCCGTTTCAGATCTATGTTCCTTGCCGTAAAGAGTCCCTGGTCAAGATACGAATACAGGGTACGGACGGACATATCCAGCTCCGGATGGTTTGTCAGGATATGATAGGGAGACTGTCCCTGTTCGATCAGAGGGGAAATGATCTGATCCTTTTTGTGAAGCTCCCGTTTGGTCATGTTAATACCTGTTCTAGAATCCCGGAGTTTTTCCCGGTATTTCCTGTCAGCGAACCTGGCGTTATAAGAGTATTTGTGGGCAAGCGTGCAGTGATTGATTTTTTTCGTACAGCCGTTGCAGACATAGGGAGCCCGGTCAAGCCTTACGCAATGCTCTTTTTCAAAGTTTCTGCAGGTTTGGTTGCAGGTAGGACAGGATGCGCATTTGATTCCGCACAGGACAATCTTTCCACAGGCGTTCGTTTTCTTACAGTGATAGCGGTGAATACAGAAGTTTTTGGCATTATAGAAAGTCCCTTTGTGATACCAGTCTGAGAGACGGTGAGCCCTGACTTCTTTAGAGATTGTAGTAGGATCCTTACACAGGAACCTGGCAATATCCTTAAAGGAAGTGCCCTTATTTAGTTCGTTTTCGATATAGATACGGTTTTCAAGGGTAAGATGTTTTTGGTTACCAGGAATATATTTACTCATGATGAGCCTCCTTCTACTGCTGTCAGAAGGAGAGATAACCATACCATGGATGTATGAAAGAGTAAATATCAACTGTGCAGAAGTAAACGCTACTACCCGTAGGAGAGGTGGAATTTAAAATTTCATTTTTGGTATCTATACTGTCATGGGGGAGAGCATGAGCGCGGGGAGGTTGTATGATAAAATAGAAAATAAGGCTTTCGGAAAAATTGTTTTGATAACAGAAAAAGGAGTTCTCTGTAAAATATGTAAAAAAAGCCTGCGTCCTCCTTTTGGTGTACAATAATTTTACCAGCTATGCTATACTCATGATATATACCCTGTAAAGAGAGGGGAAGTATGATGAGGAATCCTGTGAAGAACATGATAAAAACTTCATAAGGGGCATCGGCGGGAGGGAAGAAGACATGCCAAAAGGAAGTAATCAGAAACTAAAGTTATACCGTCTTGCGCAGATCATGCTGGAAAATACAGATGATGACCACTATATTACAATGCCGGAGATCATGAGCGCTCTTGAAGCATATGAGGTTACTGCTGACCGGAGAACGATCTATGCGGATTTAAAAGATCTGGAAGCACTGGGGATCGAGGTAGAAGGAGAGCCTGTCGGCGGCGGATACCGGTATCATGTTGTGGAAAGACCTTTTGAGCTGCCGGAATTAAAGCTTTTGGTGGATGCGATCCAGTCGTCAAAATTTATTACTGAGCGGAAGACAAATGCGCTGATACGGAAGCTGGAGAAGCTGGTCAGCAAATACGAAGCCATGAAGCTCCAGCGGCAGGTATATGTTTCCGGGCGGATCAAAACAATGAATGAAAGTATTTATTATACAGTAGATACGATCCACAATGCGATTTCCGAAAACCGTAAGATCCGCTTCCAGTATTTTCAGTGGAATGTGAAAAAAGAGATGGAACTGCGTCATGACGGCGCCTATTACCATATCAGCCCGTGGGGACTTTCCTGGGACGCTGAAAATTATTATCTGATCGGGTACGATTCCGAGGCCGGGAAAATTAAACACTATCGTGTAGATAAGATGCTGCGGCTTCAGATGTCTGATGAGAAGCGGGAGGGAAAGGAACATTTTAAGAAGCTGGATATGGCAGATTATGCGAAAAAGAGCTTTGGCATGTTTGGCGGAAGGGAAGAGAAGGTGAAGCTCCTGGTGGAAAATACTCTGGCAGGCGTGATCATTGACCGGTTTGGAAAGGATATCATGCTGATTCCGTCGGATGAGGAACATTTTACAGTCAATGTGGATGTCCATGTCAGCACACAGTTTTTCGGATGGATCATTTCCCTTGGAGAGAGGGTGAAGATTCTCGGGCCGGAGGAAGTCGTGGCTCAAATGAAGGAAGAAATCCAAAGACTGGCGCGGCAGTACAGTTAAAATTTGAGAAAGGACAGACAAAAAGATGATCAGAAAATTTAAACCGGAAGACATACATCAGGTGATGCAGATATGGCTTGATGGCAATGTGGAAGCCCATGATTTTATAGATGCGTCTTATTGGAAATCTCACTATGACTCGGTACAGGAACAGCTTCCGGAGGCAGAGATTTACGTATATGAGGAAGAAACAGAAAAGAAAGATGAAATGCAGACTCCGGCCATCCGGGGATTCGTCGGTATGGCGGGAGACTATCTTGCCGGAATTTTTGTGGATCGCCGGTCCCGGTCTATGGGAATCGGAAAAACTCTGCTTGACTATGTGAAGGGAAAGCATGACAGTTTTTCTTTAAATGTTTATCAGAAAAATGAGGCTGCAGTCCGTTTCTATCTGCGGGAAGGTCTGACGATTTCTGCTGAAGGAACAGATGAGGAGACAAAAGAGCCTGACTATACGATGACATGGTGCGGGAATCAGGGTGTCTTTTGAGCAAGGTATTCCCTGACCGCCCGAATCTGCTCCTGAGTAAAGGAGACTTTTCCTCTCGTAATGCCGATCAGTCCGGCTTCTTTTAAAGCATGTATGGTGCGGTTCAATGTCTTGACGGAGATGCCTGTTTCCTCGTGCATTTCCTCCCGCGTGCGGCGGATGACGAAAGTTTGATATTCGTCCGCATATTGAAGAAAATATTTTAAAAGCAGGTGCTGCGGGGGATAAAAGAGGCGGTTTCCTCTATTATAAGAAGAACGGTACAGTTTATAGGCCACCTTCTGAGAAACTAATCTTAGGAGGTGGATATCTTTTGAGATCCAGTCTTCAAAATCTTTTCTGGAAAAATAGAGGACCGTACATTCTGTCAGCGTTTCGATCGTGACAGAGGTTCGTTCTTTTCCGGCCAGTATAGTGACCTCACCGACAAAATCGATGGGATCATTTCTTTCGATCATAAAGACATTTCCATTTTCAAATTCATTGATAACCCGGTGATAACCTTCGCACACAATACCGAAATAATCCAAAAGCTCATCCTTTTGATGGATGATCGTTTTTGGCGCATAGGTTTTGATCGTGTACCGGTTTTTCAACTCTTCCGGCATATAGCGAATGTAAGTTTCCAGTTCAGGAACCTTCAAAAGAAGCTCTTCCAGTGTCATTTCATTTCCCCCACATTTTCTTTTCCTATAGTATACTACAAATTCCGACATAATTTTATGGAAATGTGTCAAAAACATCCCATTTGTCCTTTTTTAAATGAAGAGATTCTTATATAATACTCGCGTATTATAAGTGAAAATAATAGATAAAAGACAAGTATGGAAGAGAAATGGGAGGGTATCTATGAAAAAGGAAATTTACATGTATCCGTCGACAAAAGCGAGATTTCAGGCAGAATATAAGATCTTTCTTCTGGCTTTTGTTTTTATTGTAATCGCCGATTCCATCGGACAGATCAAAGTTCCGCTTGGTCCGGGGACACTGATCTTATTTCCTATTTTTTACTCGCTTCTTCTGGGAATTATTTCCGGTCCTGAAGTGTTGAAGATTTTTAAGAAAAAAGAAGTAAAAGCAGCTTCCAAGCTGGTTATTGTGGCAATCTGCCCTTTTATTGCAAAGCTTGGGATCAATGCGGGGGCAAGTCTGGAAACAGTGCTCTCGGCCGGTCCGGCTCTTTTGTTCCAGGAAGTGGGAAATTTGGGAACGATCTTTTTTGCATTGCCGGTAGCGCTCCTTCTTGGATTGAAGAGAGAGGCTATCGGGGCAACTCATTCTATCAACAGAGAGTC encodes:
- a CDS encoding helix-turn-helix transcriptional regulator; this translates as MPKGSNQKLKLYRLAQIMLENTDDDHYITMPEIMSALEAYEVTADRRTIYADLKDLEALGIEVEGEPVGGGYRYHVVERPFELPELKLLVDAIQSSKFITERKTNALIRKLEKLVSKYEAMKLQRQVYVSGRIKTMNESIYYTVDTIHNAISENRKIRFQYFQWNVKKEMELRHDGAYYHISPWGLSWDAENYYLIGYDSEAGKIKHYRVDKMLRLQMSDEKREGKEHFKKLDMADYAKKSFGMFGGREEKVKLLVENTLAGVIIDRFGKDIMLIPSDEEHFTVNVDVHVSTQFFGWIISLGERVKILGPEEVVAQMKEEIQRLARQYS
- a CDS encoding GNAT family N-acetyltransferase, whose product is MIRKFKPEDIHQVMQIWLDGNVEAHDFIDASYWKSHYDSVQEQLPEAEIYVYEEETEKKDEMQTPAIRGFVGMAGDYLAGIFVDRRSRSMGIGKTLLDYVKGKHDSFSLNVYQKNEAAVRFYLREGLTISAEGTDEETKEPDYTMTWCGNQGVF
- a CDS encoding MFS transporter yields the protein MIGGILYSAYGLETVLLICGICFFLSAVMEIFIKIPFQKQISGGNIWETVKKDFTKSVYFIRREKPVVGKCLLVISGINLFLSAMIVVALPYLITEVLSFEETRANTLYGFAQGALAGGGLAGAMCAGIFREKLTIKRAGNLLTACALSVLPMSFTLLLTPSETINYMIIVLCCFAVMVFSTVFSVQMMSFIQTETPKNLVGKVIAVMITVSTCAQSLGNALYGILFELGKGAEFAVILFSGIVSLSIAMKTKNIFARL
- a CDS encoding Crp/Fnr family transcriptional regulator produces the protein MTLEELLLKVPELETYIRYMPEELKNRYTIKTYAPKTIIHQKDELLDYFGIVCEGYHRVINEFENGNVFMIERNDPIDFVGEVTILAGKERTSVTIETLTECTVLYFSRKDFEDWISKDIHLLRLVSQKVAYKLYRSSYNRGNRLFYPPQHLLLKYFLQYADEYQTFVIRRTREEMHEETGISVKTLNRTIHALKEAGLIGITRGKVSFTQEQIRAVREYLAQKTP
- a CDS encoding TetR/AcrR family transcriptional regulator, translating into MARNKHPEETVNLILDVAFRLFMEKGYEHTSIQDIIDNLGGLSKGAIYHHFKSKEEILMAVTDRMTEESNRTLMEIRDRQDLNGKEKLKTIFKASICRPVQNDIFTVAPNFSNNPKLLFSLLSDTIEEVAPNYILPIIEQGILDGSIRTEYPKQLAELIILVANIWMNPMIFGNTEEETYSKFMVFSEMMRGFGLDIMDEEMIERIQELTTIYQKNK
- a CDS encoding IS30 family transposase gives rise to the protein MSKYIPGNQKHLTLENRIYIENELNKGTSFKDIARFLCKDPTTISKEVRAHRLSDWYHKGTFYNAKNFCIHRYHCKKTNACGKIVLCGIKCASCPTCNQTCRNFEKEHCVRLDRAPYVCNGCTKKINHCTLAHKYSYNARFADRKYREKLRDSRTGINMTKRELHKKDQIISPLIEQGQSPYHILTNHPELDMSVRTLYSYLDQGLFTARNIDLKRKVHFKPRRCHKTQITDRAVFSNRLYHDFCSLALTGYVQMDTVHSSRESKKTLLTMFFTKEKLFLAFLMNRCTKGAVRLVFDRLEKRMGTYEFTSVFEYILTDRGSEFGDPDALETGVNGIQRSSIYYCDPMQSGQKGGLEQAHTMLRMILPKGTSFEFLTQWDVNLIVNHINSTPRESLGGRTPYSVALEALGEEVLNAFQLRPIAPDEVNLTPKLIRFNH